A window from Chelmon rostratus isolate fCheRos1 chromosome 13, fCheRos1.pri, whole genome shotgun sequence encodes these proteins:
- the rftn2 gene encoding raftlin-2 — translation MGCGLRKLEDPEDSSPGKIYSTLKRPQVETKTDTVYEYVLLDFSLEGSRPTVQYVASLSELPQALQPYYTQGYVLAALHPIILSVGRTRSLPYSLLYRAILARPRPSKQTASMCHSVPMLKVEEWPLPGESLTGDTVRALIDRVNSSARGGVRFIGSVLQQVSGITNGRVHSPKRGCRSPPRTPPGTPPGDRELEENTYSPDLRLLVFFHSWAPGCAPLDSLACQYHQGALSMRVSRKGQVVSALEADWLELTAAYYRKGWSLVDSFVYWDTPKGEPVPRSLEGLFVYEERSTSPPANDTIVVEQWTVIEGSDVKTDYGPLLHTLAEFGWLLTCVLPTPIIRHDSDGNLATKQVVFLQRPVRRQAAGQPRNQASTVHGDVSSRSVSRAVSNPVSPEERSPTAGGIGGFPVFGGGYPSTLSHLEEGGFEQEEGKAEVTCM, via the exons ATGGGCTGCGGCTTGCGAAAACTGGAAGACCCGGAGGACAGCAGCCCCGGGAAAATCTACTCCACCTTAAAGAGACCACAAGTGGAGACCAAGACGGATACTGTGTATGAGTATGTGCTGCTGGACTTCAGTTTGGAAG GTAGCCGTCCAACGGTGCAGTATGTGGCTTCACTGTCCGAGCTGCCCCAGGCCCTGCAGCCCTACTATACACAAGGCTACGTCCTGGCCGCCTTGCACCCCATCATCCTGTCTGTGGGCCGAACCCGCTCCCTGCCCTACAGCCTGCTCTACCGCGCCATCCTGGCCCGTCCAAGACCCAG TAAGCAGACGGCGTCCATGTGCCACAGTGTGCCAATGTTGAAGGTGGAGGAGTGGCCATTACCTGGAGAGTCACTGACGGGTGACACGGTCAGAGCGCTCATTGACAGG GTGAACAGCAGCGCCCGCGGTGGCGTTCGATTCATCGGCTCGGTGCTCCAGCAGGTGAGCGGGATCACCAATGGCAGAGTGCATAGTCCGAAGAGGGGCTGTCGCTCCCCTCCACGCACCCCTCCTGGTACACCGcctggagacagagagctggaggaaaacACCTACAGTCCTG aCTTGAGATTATTGGTCTTCTTCCACTCCTGGGCTCCGGGCTGCGCTCCTCTGGACTCACTGGCCTGTCAGTACCACCAGGGGGCGCTCTCCATGCGCGTTTCCAGGAAGGGCCAGGTGGTCAGTGCCCTGGAAGCTGACTGGCTGGAGCTGACTGCCGCCTACTACCGGAAAGGCTGGTCGTTGGTGGACTCCTTCGTGTACTGGGACACACCTAAAG GCGAGCCAGTTCCCAGATCGCTGGAGGGACTGTTTGTGTACGAGGAGAGGAGCACCTCTCCTCCTGCTAATGACACCATCGTCGTAGAGCAGTGGACTGTCATCGAG GGCTCTGATGTGAAAACAGACTACGGGCCTCTTCTTCACACTCTGGCTGAGTTTGGTTGGCTGCTTACGTGTGTGCTACCCACTCCCATTATCCGACACGACAG tgaTGGGAACCTGGCCACTAAGCAGGTGGTGTTTCTCCAGAGGCCGGTCAGACGTCAGGCAGCAGGACAACCGAGGAACCAG GCTTCGACTGTGCACGGCGACGTGTCCAGCCGCTCTGTAAGTCGTGCCGTTAGCAACCCCGTCTCTCCAGAGGAGCGGTCTCCAACTGCCGGAGGCATCGGGGGCTTTCCAGTGTTCGGTGGGGGGTACCCCAGCACCCTGTCCCACCTGGAAGAGGGGGGCtttgagcaggaggagggaaaagcTGAAGTCACCTGCATGTAA
- the LOC121615873 gene encoding MOB-like protein phocein isoform X1 → MVMAEGTAVLRRNRPGTKAKDFYNWPDESFEEMDSTLAVQQYIQQNIRSDCSNIDKILEPPEGQDEGVWKYEHLRQFCLELNGLAVKLQSECHPDTCTQMTATEQWIFLCAAHKTPKECPAIDYTRHTLDGAACLLNSNKYFPSRVSIKESSVAKLGSVCRRIYRIFSHAYFHHRQIFDKYENETFLCHRFTRFVMKYNLMSKDNLIVPILEEEVQNTSSAGESEA, encoded by the exons ATGGTCATGGCGGAGGGTACTGCAGTTCTCAGGAGGAACCGGCCTGGAACCAAGGCAAAG GATTTCTACAACTGGCCGGATGAATCATTTGAGGAGATGGACAGCACCCTGGCTGTCCAACAG TACATTCAGCAGAACATTAGATCAGATTGCTCCAATATCGACAAAATCCTGGAACCTCCGGAGGGTCAGGACGAGGGGGTCTGGAAATACGAGCATCTCAG GCAGTTCTGCCTGGAGCTCAATGGATTAGCTGTAAAATTGCAG AGCGAGTGCCATCCAGACACCTGCACCCAGATGACAGCCACAGAGCAGTGGATCTTTTTATGTGCTGCCCACAAGACACCCAAAGAG TGCCCTGCCATTGATTACACCAGGCACACGCTGGACGGAGCTGCCTGTCTTCTCAATAGCAACAAATACTTCCCCAGCAG GGTGAGCATCAAGGAGTCATCAGTGGCCAAACTGGGCTCTGTCTGTCGGCGCATCTATAGGATATTCTCTCATGCCTACTTCCATCACCGCCAGATATTTGACAAGTATGAG AATGAAACATTCCTTTGTCACCGGTTCACGCGCTTCGTAATGAAGTACAACCTGATGTCTAAGGACAACCTGATCGTGCCCATTCTGGAGGAGGAAGTGCAGAACACCTCATCAGCTGGGGAGAGCGAGGCCTAA
- the LOC121615873 gene encoding MOB-like protein phocein isoform X3: protein MAFRKFLPLFDRVLVERLMAETVTKGGIMLPEKSQGKVLQATVVAVGPGSVNQDFYNWPDESFEEMDSTLAVQQYIQQNIRSDCSNIDKILEPPEGQDEGVWKYEHLRQFCLELNGLAVKLQSECHPDTCTQMTATEQWIFLCAAHKTPKECPAIDYTRHTLDGAACLLNSNKYFPSRVSIKESSVAKLGSVCRRIYRIFSHAYFHHRQIFDKYENETFLCHRFTRFVMKYNLMSKDNLIVPILEEEVQNTSSAGESEA, encoded by the exons GCCTTCAGAAAATTCCTCCCCTTGTTTGACCGTGTGCTGGTGGAGCGCCTTATGGCAGAGACCGTAACGAAGGGCGGCATCATGCTGCCAGAGAAGTCTCAAGGAAAGGTGCTACAGGCCACAGTAGTGGCGGTTGGACCTGGCTCTGTCAATCAG GATTTCTACAACTGGCCGGATGAATCATTTGAGGAGATGGACAGCACCCTGGCTGTCCAACAG TACATTCAGCAGAACATTAGATCAGATTGCTCCAATATCGACAAAATCCTGGAACCTCCGGAGGGTCAGGACGAGGGGGTCTGGAAATACGAGCATCTCAG GCAGTTCTGCCTGGAGCTCAATGGATTAGCTGTAAAATTGCAG AGCGAGTGCCATCCAGACACCTGCACCCAGATGACAGCCACAGAGCAGTGGATCTTTTTATGTGCTGCCCACAAGACACCCAAAGAG TGCCCTGCCATTGATTACACCAGGCACACGCTGGACGGAGCTGCCTGTCTTCTCAATAGCAACAAATACTTCCCCAGCAG GGTGAGCATCAAGGAGTCATCAGTGGCCAAACTGGGCTCTGTCTGTCGGCGCATCTATAGGATATTCTCTCATGCCTACTTCCATCACCGCCAGATATTTGACAAGTATGAG AATGAAACATTCCTTTGTCACCGGTTCACGCGCTTCGTAATGAAGTACAACCTGATGTCTAAGGACAACCTGATCGTGCCCATTCTGGAGGAGGAAGTGCAGAACACCTCATCAGCTGGGGAGAGCGAGGCCTAA
- the LOC121615873 gene encoding 10 kDa heat shock protein, mitochondrial isoform X2 — translation MAFRKFLPLFDRVLVERLMAETVTKGGIMLPEKSQGKVLQATVVAVGPGSVNQKGDLQAVSVKVGDKVLLPEYGGTKVSLEDKDYFLFRDGDILGKYVE, via the exons GCCTTCAGAAAATTCCTCCCCTTGTTTGACCGTGTGCTGGTGGAGCGCCTTATGGCAGAGACCGTAACGAAGGGCGGCATCATGCTGCCAGAGAAGTCTCAAGGAAAGGTGCTACAGGCCACAGTAGTGGCGGTTGGACCTGGCTCTGTCAATCAG aaagGGGACTTACAGGCAGTCAGTGTGAAGGTTGGAGACAAAGTACTCCTACCAGAGTACGGTGGAACTAAAGTCAGCCTGGAAGACAAg GACTATTTCCTGTTCCGTGATGGAGATATCCTCGGTAAATACGTCGAATGA